From a single Sinomonas atrocyanea genomic region:
- a CDS encoding succinate dehydrogenase hydrophobic membrane anchor subunit: MTTAPEIREPRSTSVTGRIAPQYKRSGGPKGQFEMLAWLFMRLSGIVLVVLIFGHLFVNLMVGQGVHGIDFGFVAGKWASPFWQVWDLAMLWLAMLHGSNGVRTIINDYAERDSVRFWLKAVLFAASAIIVILGTLVIFTFDPCPVVNGVRTVADYCPAS; the protein is encoded by the coding sequence ATGACCACAGCACCTGAAATCCGCGAGCCGCGCAGCACGTCCGTGACCGGCCGCATCGCCCCGCAGTACAAGCGCAGCGGGGGCCCGAAGGGCCAGTTCGAGATGTTGGCCTGGCTGTTCATGCGCCTGTCCGGCATCGTCCTGGTCGTCCTGATCTTCGGCCACCTCTTCGTGAACCTGATGGTCGGACAGGGCGTCCACGGCATCGACTTCGGCTTCGTCGCCGGGAAGTGGGCCAGCCCGTTCTGGCAGGTCTGGGACCTCGCCATGCTCTGGCTCGCGATGCTCCACGGCTCCAACGGCGTGCGCACCATCATCAACGACTACGCCGAGCGGGACTCCGTCCGCTTCTGGCTCAAGGCGGTCCTCTTCGCGGCCAGCGCCATCATCGTGATCCTCGGCACCCTGGTGATCTTCACCTTCGATCCGTGCCCGGTGGTCAACGGTGTCCGCACCGTGGCCGACTACTGCCCCGCCTCGTAA
- the sdhC gene encoding succinate dehydrogenase, cytochrome b556 subunit: MPTKPAGTLYRGREGMWSWVVHRITGVVIFFFLLVHVLDTSLVRVSPEVYTAVIAEYKNPLMALGETGLVAAILFHAFNGLRVILVDFWKNGPKYQRQMLWTVVIVWVVVFAGFAIRHLSLALGAH, from the coding sequence GTGCCGACAAAACCAGCTGGCACCCTGTACCGCGGCCGTGAAGGCATGTGGTCGTGGGTCGTACACCGGATCACCGGCGTCGTCATCTTCTTCTTCTTGTTGGTGCACGTCCTGGACACCTCATTGGTGCGAGTGTCCCCCGAGGTGTACACGGCGGTCATCGCCGAATACAAGAACCCGCTCATGGCCCTCGGCGAGACTGGTCTCGTCGCTGCCATCCTCTTCCACGCCTTCAACGGCCTGCGCGTGATCCTCGTGGACTTCTGGAAGAACGGCCCCAAGTACCAGCGGCAGATGCTCTGGACGGTCGTGATCGTCTGGGTCGTCGTGTTCGCAGGCTTCGCCATCCGCCACCTCTCACTCGCGCTGGGAGCCCACTGA
- a CDS encoding mannose-1-phosphate guanylyltransferase has protein sequence MTENTAPVAGPAPAPQDPLEKFVAVIPAGGVGTRLWPLSRAAAPKFLHDLTGSGSTLIRATYDRLTPLAGGRFLVVTGEAHRAAVCRQIPELDAANLVLESEPKDSGAAIGLAAAILYRRDPATIMGSFAADQVISPDGVFQAAVREAILTAASGERGKIVTIGIEPTHPSTGFGYIRGGEPLDVAGAPSARAVVEFVEKPNLEVAEKYLASGEYLWNAGMFVAPVALMLEHLAANQPELYAGLTEIAEAWDTLARDEVAARVWPTLPKIAIDYAVAEPAAAAGDVAVVPGAFRWDDVGDFAAIGRLNSAREAERVTVLGEGARVFTEDASGIVVSDTKRVIALIGIEDVVIVDTPDALLVTTTEHAQKVKNAVAGLKASGDLDVL, from the coding sequence ATGACAGAGAATACTGCCCCCGTCGCCGGCCCGGCGCCCGCCCCGCAGGATCCGCTCGAGAAGTTCGTCGCGGTGATCCCCGCGGGCGGCGTGGGCACCCGCCTGTGGCCGCTCTCGCGCGCCGCCGCGCCCAAGTTCCTGCACGACCTCACGGGGTCCGGCAGCACTCTCATCCGCGCGACGTACGACAGGCTGACGCCGCTGGCGGGGGGCCGCTTCCTCGTGGTGACGGGCGAGGCCCACCGGGCCGCCGTCTGCCGGCAGATCCCCGAGCTGGACGCGGCGAACCTCGTCCTCGAGAGTGAGCCGAAGGACTCGGGGGCCGCGATCGGCCTTGCCGCGGCGATCCTGTACCGACGGGACCCGGCCACGATCATGGGCTCCTTCGCCGCCGACCAGGTCATCAGCCCCGACGGCGTCTTCCAGGCTGCCGTCCGCGAGGCGATCCTCACGGCCGCCTCGGGCGAGCGGGGGAAGATCGTCACCATCGGCATCGAGCCGACGCACCCCTCCACGGGCTTCGGCTACATCCGCGGAGGCGAGCCGCTCGACGTCGCGGGCGCACCGAGCGCGCGCGCCGTCGTGGAGTTCGTCGAGAAGCCGAACCTCGAGGTTGCGGAGAAGTACCTCGCCTCGGGCGAGTACCTGTGGAACGCGGGCATGTTCGTGGCCCCGGTGGCCCTCATGCTCGAGCACCTCGCGGCGAACCAGCCCGAGCTCTATGCCGGGCTGACGGAGATCGCCGAGGCCTGGGACACCCTGGCCCGCGACGAGGTCGCGGCCCGCGTGTGGCCCACGCTGCCGAAGATCGCGATCGACTACGCCGTCGCCGAGCCGGCCGCCGCCGCCGGGGACGTCGCCGTCGTGCCCGGCGCGTTCCGCTGGGACGACGTCGGCGACTTCGCCGCGATCGGCCGGCTCAACAGCGCCCGGGAGGCCGAGCGCGTGACCGTGCTCGGCGAGGGCGCCAGGGTGTTCACCGAGGACGCGAGCGGCATCGTCGTCTCGGACACGAAGAGGGTCATCGCGCTCATCGGCATCGAGGACGTCGTCATCGTCGACACCCCCGACGCCCTCCTGGTCACCACGACGGAGCACGCGCAAAAGGTCAAGAACGCCGTGGCCGGTCTGAAGGCGAGCGGGGACCTCGACGTCCTCTGA
- a CDS encoding amidohydrolase, whose protein sequence is MRNYTTETKPTPLVGPRLEAFLPELIQFRRDLHSHPELSFHEYRTTDRIVARLEAAGLAPRRLDGTGVVVDIGSGPIATAVRGDIDALPIIEETGLPFASRNHGVTHACGHDVHTTVALGVALLLAEMDQETPLEGTVRVLFQPAEETMPGGALACMGQGVLSGVPRIMALHCDPRIEVGKIGTRIGPITSASDTIRIQLTGRGGHTSRPHLTEDLVFALAQIAVNVPAVLSRRVDVRSGVSVVWGQISAGAAPNAIPAIGSMSGTMRCLDREAWHSAGELLDEVVQQVAAPYGVEVSLEHIRGVPPVVNSEHETALLEAAARAELGENAVVLTPQSMGGEDFAWFLSEVPGSMFRLGTHTPGGEEYDLHRGDYVVDEAAIGCGVQVLAAAALRSLRDL, encoded by the coding sequence GTGCGAAACTACACGACGGAGACGAAGCCCACGCCCCTCGTAGGCCCCCGTCTCGAGGCCTTCCTGCCCGAGCTGATCCAATTCCGCCGGGACCTCCACTCGCACCCCGAGCTGTCCTTCCACGAGTACCGCACCACGGACCGGATCGTGGCGCGCCTCGAGGCTGCAGGGCTCGCGCCGCGCCGGCTCGATGGCACGGGTGTCGTCGTCGACATCGGCTCCGGTCCCATCGCCACCGCGGTGCGCGGCGACATCGACGCGCTGCCGATCATCGAGGAGACGGGCCTGCCCTTCGCCTCGCGCAACCACGGCGTGACCCACGCGTGCGGCCACGACGTCCACACCACGGTGGCCCTGGGGGTCGCGCTGCTCCTGGCCGAGATGGACCAGGAGACCCCGCTCGAGGGCACCGTGCGGGTCCTCTTCCAGCCGGCCGAGGAGACCATGCCCGGCGGCGCGCTGGCCTGCATGGGCCAGGGCGTGCTCTCCGGCGTGCCGCGGATCATGGCCCTCCACTGCGATCCGCGCATCGAGGTCGGCAAGATCGGCACCCGCATCGGGCCGATCACCTCGGCCTCCGACACGATCCGCATCCAGCTCACCGGCCGCGGCGGCCACACCTCGCGGCCGCACCTCACGGAGGACCTGGTCTTCGCCCTGGCGCAGATCGCGGTCAACGTCCCAGCGGTCCTGTCCCGGCGCGTGGACGTGCGCAGCGGCGTGTCCGTGGTCTGGGGCCAGATCTCCGCGGGCGCCGCGCCGAACGCCATCCCCGCCATCGGATCCATGTCCGGCACCATGCGCTGCCTCGACCGCGAGGCCTGGCACAGCGCCGGCGAGCTCCTCGACGAAGTGGTCCAGCAGGTCGCCGCGCCGTATGGGGTCGAGGTGAGCCTCGAGCACATCCGCGGCGTGCCCCCGGTCGTGAACTCCGAGCACGAGACCGCCCTGCTGGAGGCGGCGGCGCGGGCCGAGCTGGGGGAGAACGCCGTGGTGCTCACCCCGCAGTCGATGGGCGGAGAGGACTTCGCCTGGTTCCTCTCGGAAGTCCCCGGCTCCATGTTCCGCCTCGGCACGCACACCCCGGGCGGGGAGGAGTACGACCTCCACCGCGGCGACTACGTGGTCGACGAGGCGGCCATCGGCTGCGGCGTGCAGGTCCTCGCCGCCGCCGCCCTCAGGAGCCTGCGCGACCTCTGA
- a CDS encoding BMP family lipoprotein: MNRFRTPFHRAGVAGVALAAVSALTLAGCGSAPPTSGSSGGSSAQASNYLGCMVSDSGGFDDKSFNQSGYEGLQKAVKDLGIQEKHVQSKADTDYDPNLRSMVQAGCKLTVTVGFLLGDATKSIASANPNSHFAIIDYTDPAFPKNVKPIVYDTAQAAFLAGYLAAGVSKTGKVATFGGLNIPTVTIFMDGFADGVKYYNQKKGKNVQVLGWDKDKQDGTFVGDFKSVDKGKVLTQGFLQQGADVVLPVAGAVGPGAASAVLDAKNAGQDAKLIWVDSDGYLTAPDYKSVMLTSVQKTMSTAVESVIKDDLNGKFDATPYVGTLANGGVALAPFHDLDSAVPADMKSELDQLKKDIISGNIKVESKSSPVSK, encoded by the coding sequence TTGAACCGCTTCCGTACCCCCTTCCACCGAGCCGGCGTCGCGGGCGTGGCCCTGGCAGCGGTGTCCGCGCTGACCCTCGCCGGCTGCGGCTCGGCCCCGCCCACGTCGGGCTCCTCGGGCGGCTCCTCGGCCCAGGCCTCCAACTACCTCGGCTGCATGGTCTCGGACTCGGGCGGCTTCGACGACAAGTCGTTCAACCAGTCCGGCTACGAGGGCCTCCAGAAGGCCGTCAAGGACCTCGGCATTCAGGAGAAGCACGTCCAGTCGAAGGCCGACACCGACTACGACCCGAACCTGCGCTCCATGGTGCAGGCGGGCTGCAAGCTCACCGTCACCGTCGGCTTCCTGCTCGGCGACGCGACCAAGAGCATCGCCAGCGCCAACCCCAACAGCCACTTCGCGATCATCGACTACACGGACCCGGCGTTCCCCAAGAATGTCAAGCCGATCGTGTACGACACGGCCCAGGCCGCGTTCCTCGCCGGCTACCTCGCCGCGGGCGTCTCCAAGACCGGGAAGGTGGCCACGTTCGGCGGCCTCAACATCCCCACGGTGACGATCTTCATGGACGGCTTCGCCGACGGCGTGAAGTACTACAACCAGAAGAAGGGCAAGAACGTCCAGGTCCTGGGCTGGGACAAGGACAAGCAGGACGGCACCTTCGTGGGCGACTTCAAGTCCGTCGACAAGGGCAAGGTCCTCACCCAGGGCTTCCTCCAGCAGGGCGCGGACGTGGTGCTCCCCGTGGCGGGCGCGGTCGGCCCCGGTGCCGCCTCCGCAGTGCTGGACGCCAAGAACGCCGGCCAGGACGCCAAGCTCATCTGGGTCGACTCCGATGGCTACCTCACGGCCCCGGACTACAAGTCGGTCATGCTGACGTCGGTCCAGAAGACCATGTCCACCGCCGTCGAATCCGTCATCAAGGACGACCTCAACGGCAAGTTCGACGCGACGCCGTACGTCGGCACGCTCGCGAACGGCGGCGTTGCCCTCGCCCCGTTCCACGACCTCGACTCGGCGGTCCCGGCGGACATGAAGAGCGAGCTCGACCAGCTCAAGAAGGACATCATCTCGGGCAACATCAAGGTCGAGTCGAAGTCCAGCCCCGTCTCGAAGTAG
- a CDS encoding ABC transporter ATP-binding protein: protein MKLELRGITKRFGSFAANDHIDLVVEDSQIHALLGENGAGKSTLMNVLYGLYEPTEGEILVDGRPVAFRGPADAMAAGIGMVHQHFMLVPVFTVAENVALGAEATKAGGFLDLDATRARIREISSRYGFDVDPDARIEDLPVGVQQRVEIIKALVRDAKVLILDEPTAVLTPQETDELLAIMDGLKASGTSIIFISHKLREVKAVADVITVIRRGRVVGDAPPSAAPAELAAMMVGRPVSLTLDKAPAQPAETTFSVRDLTLVAPTGQRIVDGVSFDIAQGEILAVAGVQGNGQTELTEAILGLHRHVTGSVTLDGAELLGRSVKQVLEAGVGFVPEDRSHDGLVGAFSVAENLVLDLYDRAPFARGLAMSPGRVAAQAKEKIEEFDIRAGSPDAPASSLSGGNQQKVVMARELSRPLRLFIASQPTRGVDVGSIEFLHRRILAERDRGTPVMIVSTELDEIMELSDRIAVLYRGRLMGIVDGGTPRDVLGLMMAGMHADEAAAAAAEARHTGGEHTTGETHG, encoded by the coding sequence GTGAAACTCGAACTCCGCGGCATCACCAAGCGCTTCGGCTCGTTCGCCGCGAACGACCACATTGACCTCGTCGTCGAGGACTCGCAGATCCATGCGCTGCTCGGCGAGAACGGCGCCGGCAAGTCGACGCTCATGAACGTGCTCTACGGGCTCTACGAGCCCACCGAGGGCGAGATCCTCGTGGACGGCAGGCCCGTCGCGTTCCGAGGCCCGGCGGACGCGATGGCTGCCGGGATCGGCATGGTGCACCAGCACTTCATGCTCGTCCCGGTCTTCACGGTGGCCGAGAACGTGGCCCTCGGGGCGGAGGCCACGAAGGCCGGAGGCTTCCTCGACCTCGACGCGACCCGGGCCCGGATCCGCGAGATCTCGTCCCGCTATGGGTTCGACGTCGACCCGGATGCCCGCATCGAGGACCTCCCCGTGGGCGTGCAGCAGCGCGTCGAGATCATCAAGGCCCTCGTCCGCGACGCGAAGGTCCTCATCCTCGACGAGCCCACCGCCGTCCTGACCCCGCAGGAGACGGACGAACTGCTCGCGATCATGGACGGGCTCAAGGCCTCCGGCACCTCGATCATCTTCATCTCCCACAAGCTGCGCGAGGTCAAGGCGGTCGCGGACGTCATCACGGTGATCCGGCGGGGCCGCGTGGTCGGCGACGCCCCGCCGTCGGCCGCCCCGGCCGAGCTCGCGGCCATGATGGTGGGACGCCCCGTGAGCCTCACCCTCGACAAGGCTCCTGCCCAGCCCGCGGAGACCACCTTCTCGGTGCGGGACCTGACGCTCGTGGCGCCCACGGGCCAGCGGATCGTGGACGGGGTGTCCTTCGACATCGCGCAAGGAGAGATCCTCGCCGTCGCCGGCGTCCAGGGCAACGGCCAGACCGAGCTCACCGAGGCCATCCTCGGCCTCCACCGGCACGTCACCGGCTCGGTGACCCTCGACGGCGCGGAGCTGCTCGGACGCAGCGTCAAGCAGGTCCTCGAGGCGGGGGTCGGGTTCGTCCCCGAGGACCGTTCGCACGATGGCCTCGTGGGTGCGTTCAGCGTCGCGGAGAACCTCGTCCTGGACCTCTACGACCGCGCGCCGTTCGCCCGCGGGCTCGCGATGAGCCCGGGCCGGGTCGCGGCCCAGGCCAAGGAGAAGATCGAGGAGTTCGACATCCGCGCGGGCTCACCCGATGCGCCGGCGTCGTCCCTCTCGGGGGGAAACCAGCAGAAGGTGGTCATGGCGCGCGAGCTCTCGCGGCCCCTGCGCCTCTTCATCGCCTCCCAGCCCACCCGCGGCGTGGACGTGGGCTCGATCGAGTTCCTCCACCGCCGCATCCTCGCCGAGCGGGACCGCGGGACTCCGGTCATGATCGTCTCGACCGAACTGGACGAGATCATGGAGCTCTCGGACCGCATCGCCGTGCTCTACCGCGGACGCCTCATGGGCATCGTCGACGGTGGCACCCCCCGCGACGTCCTCGGCCTGATGATGGCAGGCATGCATGCTGACGAGGCCGCGGCCGCCGCCGCGGAGGCCCGCCACACCGGCGGCGAGCACACCACAGGAGAGACACATGGCTGA
- a CDS encoding ABC transporter permease gives MADVQNAPDSAQAPQPVPTPPPGGPAGPAADESLLRRIATGTPMVSLLSMVLAIVIGGILMAVTNPKVATAAGYFFARPSDTITEVFRPYAALVQGSIFNWQGADLAAQLYPLAETLTVSTPLILAGLGVALAFRAGLFNIGAQGQLIFGALFGAYVGFAWHLPFGLHLLVVILAGILGGGIWGGIVGFLKARTGAHEVIVTIMFNYIASFLLLFLLTTPAFQRKGSTNPISPFLDASALFPELLGPQFRLHAGFILAILVTWGVWWILSRSTVGFEFRAVGANPNAARTAGINVGRSTVLVMALAGALSGLAGIAQVSGTEKYLSGGVAASIGFDAITVALLGRSTPWGTFFAGLLFGAFRAGGVSMQAVTQTPIDIVLVIQSLIVLFIAAPPLVRAIFGLGPRRRKRSRSGPPTPTPAEAAESGAAS, from the coding sequence ATGGCTGACGTGCAGAACGCGCCTGACTCGGCCCAGGCGCCCCAGCCCGTGCCGACCCCGCCGCCCGGCGGTCCCGCTGGCCCCGCGGCGGACGAGTCACTTCTCCGCCGGATCGCCACCGGCACCCCGATGGTGTCCCTGCTGTCCATGGTCCTGGCGATCGTCATCGGCGGGATCCTCATGGCGGTGACCAACCCCAAGGTCGCCACCGCGGCGGGCTACTTCTTCGCCCGGCCCTCCGACACCATCACGGAGGTCTTCCGCCCGTACGCCGCACTGGTCCAGGGCTCGATCTTCAACTGGCAGGGCGCAGACCTCGCCGCGCAGCTCTACCCGCTCGCCGAGACCCTCACGGTCTCGACCCCGCTGATCCTCGCGGGCCTCGGCGTGGCCCTCGCCTTCCGGGCCGGCCTGTTCAACATCGGGGCCCAGGGGCAGCTGATCTTCGGCGCCCTCTTCGGCGCCTACGTCGGCTTCGCGTGGCACCTTCCGTTCGGGCTGCACCTGCTCGTGGTGATCCTCGCCGGAATCTTGGGCGGCGGCATCTGGGGCGGGATCGTGGGCTTCCTCAAGGCGCGCACCGGCGCCCACGAGGTCATCGTGACCATCATGTTCAACTACATCGCGAGCTTCCTGCTCCTGTTCCTGCTCACCACGCCCGCGTTCCAGCGGAAGGGCTCGACCAACCCGATCTCGCCGTTCCTGGACGCCTCTGCCCTGTTCCCGGAGCTCCTGGGGCCGCAGTTCCGCCTGCACGCCGGGTTCATCCTCGCCATCCTCGTCACGTGGGGCGTGTGGTGGATCCTGTCCCGCTCCACCGTGGGGTTCGAGTTCCGGGCCGTCGGCGCCAACCCGAACGCCGCGCGCACGGCGGGCATCAACGTCGGGCGCTCGACGGTCCTGGTCATGGCCCTCGCCGGAGCGCTATCGGGCCTCGCCGGCATCGCCCAGGTGTCGGGCACCGAGAAGTACCTCTCCGGGGGCGTGGCGGCCTCGATCGGCTTCGACGCCATCACCGTGGCGCTGCTCGGCAGGTCGACCCCGTGGGGGACGTTCTTCGCCGGCCTGCTCTTCGGGGCGTTCCGCGCCGGCGGGGTCTCCATGCAGGCCGTGACCCAGACGCCGATCGACATCGTCCTGGTGATCCAGTCGCTCATCGTCCTCTTCATCGCCGCCCCGCCGCTCGTGCGGGCGATCTTCGGCCTCGGCCCGCGCAGGAGGAAGCGCAGCCGGTCCGGGCCGCCCACCCCCACACCGGCCGAAGCTGCCGAGAGCGGAGCCGCGTCATGA